The following are encoded together in the Capsulimonas corticalis genome:
- a CDS encoding SAM-dependent methyltransferase yields MLSKDILSLAMRETMSRTSMERRPRTSIDAVAPDAELQQVSEAADRAYQAAYHFNALAASRLIPEGGLVLDLGCGSGGFLVYLAQHRPDIQIIGIDPSERLVARGQQTVEDHALTDRVSVNHCDLTSFSERIPGRVDMITGVFTLNQLLTMDDLLRCFQQISQVRIRCGCAAWLFDFARPKALNTAEEFAGTLMPGLPVLFRRENRNALMSAFTYNEVSDAVNKVSLGTVHHAQSKNLHVYQAHWLEREDEHKNSKNNPWVEGRLSANVLQQFKQICEMFPTVPLPQHLK; encoded by the coding sequence ATGCTCTCCAAGGATATCCTTTCCCTCGCCATGCGCGAGACGATGTCCCGTACGTCGATGGAACGCCGCCCCCGGACAAGCATCGACGCTGTTGCGCCCGACGCCGAGCTGCAGCAAGTCTCGGAAGCCGCGGATCGGGCTTACCAGGCCGCGTACCACTTCAACGCGCTGGCGGCGAGCCGCCTGATTCCTGAAGGCGGTCTGGTGCTGGATCTGGGCTGCGGGTCCGGCGGTTTTCTGGTTTACCTCGCCCAGCATCGCCCGGATATTCAGATCATCGGGATCGATCCTTCGGAGCGCCTGGTCGCGCGCGGGCAGCAGACGGTAGAGGATCATGCGCTGACGGATCGCGTCAGCGTCAACCACTGTGATTTGACAAGCTTCAGCGAACGAATCCCCGGGCGCGTTGATATGATCACCGGCGTCTTCACGCTCAACCAGCTTTTGACCATGGACGATCTGCTGCGCTGTTTCCAGCAGATCTCCCAGGTCCGAATCCGATGCGGCTGCGCGGCTTGGCTCTTCGATTTCGCCCGCCCCAAGGCGCTCAATACGGCGGAGGAGTTCGCCGGCACGCTGATGCCCGGCCTGCCCGTGCTGTTCCGCCGCGAGAACCGCAATGCGCTGATGTCGGCGTTCACATACAACGAAGTGTCCGACGCCGTGAACAAAGTCTCGCTGGGCACCGTGCACCACGCGCAGTCCAAGAACCTGCATGTCTATCAGGCGCACTGGCTGGAGCGCGAGGACGAGCACAAAAACAGCAAGAACAATCCATGGGTCGAGGGCCGCCTGTCGGCGAACGTCTTGCAGCAGTTCAAGCAGATTTGTGAGATGTTCCCAACCGTTCCCCTGCCCCAGCACCTCAAATAG
- a CDS encoding Gfo/Idh/MocA family protein, with protein sequence MTNTKFRWGIIGLGSIAGQFATGLQSVPDAELAAVASRTQEKADAFGEKFGAAKRYGSYRELAADPDIDAVYIATPHPMHAEDSILCLEAGKAVLTEKPFTINAAQARATIDAARANNVFLMEAMWTRFFPVMVKVRELIASQAIGDLRIVQADFGFRAGVNPEGRLFNPALGGGALLDVGSYCVSLASMLLGAPVQTTGVAHIGETGIDEQAAMLLRYSEGQIAVLSTAVRTNTPQEVYLIGTEGKIHIPSPWWKPSKLTLSRDGQETETLDLPYEGNGYNYQAVEVAECVRAGKTQSSVMPQDETLRIMETMDALRAQWGLKYPMEN encoded by the coding sequence TTGACCAATACAAAATTTCGCTGGGGCATCATCGGCCTCGGCAGCATCGCCGGCCAGTTCGCAACCGGATTACAGTCGGTTCCCGACGCTGAGCTGGCGGCAGTCGCCTCCCGCACTCAGGAGAAAGCGGACGCGTTTGGCGAGAAGTTTGGAGCCGCGAAGCGCTACGGAAGCTATCGCGAGCTGGCCGCCGATCCAGATATCGACGCGGTTTACATCGCGACGCCCCACCCGATGCACGCCGAAGATTCGATCCTCTGTCTGGAAGCAGGCAAGGCCGTGCTGACGGAAAAGCCGTTCACGATCAACGCCGCGCAGGCGCGTGCGACCATTGACGCCGCTCGCGCGAACAACGTCTTCCTGATGGAGGCGATGTGGACCCGCTTCTTCCCGGTCATGGTCAAAGTGCGCGAGCTGATTGCTTCCCAGGCGATTGGCGATCTGCGCATCGTTCAGGCGGACTTTGGCTTCCGCGCGGGCGTGAACCCGGAAGGACGTCTCTTCAATCCGGCTCTGGGCGGAGGGGCGCTGCTGGATGTCGGCAGCTACTGTGTTTCGCTGGCGTCGATGCTGCTGGGCGCGCCCGTGCAGACGACCGGAGTCGCCCATATCGGCGAAACCGGCATTGATGAACAGGCGGCCATGCTGCTGCGCTATTCCGAAGGTCAAATCGCCGTTCTCTCCACCGCCGTACGGACGAATACTCCGCAGGAAGTCTATTTGATTGGGACCGAAGGCAAGATCCATATCCCCTCGCCCTGGTGGAAGCCGTCCAAGCTGACACTCTCCCGGGATGGCCAGGAGACCGAAACGCTGGATCTGCCGTACGAAGGCAATGGCTACAACTATCAGGCCGTGGAAGTCGCGGAGTGCGTGCGCGCCGGCAAAACGCAGAGCAGCGTCATGCCGCAGGACGAAACGCTCCGCATCATGGAGACCATGGACGCCCTGCGCGCCCAGTGGGGTCTCAAGTATCCGATGGAGAATTAA
- a CDS encoding type II secretion system F family protein: MRISNIARTMDDDTTMKSLPDSELDESFGQRVVRPALRQLASVAVKLSPSGASDATRLLLIRAGNPGKIGVMEFMGIKLISFVVLAAGGFYISTIIANDMLTRVVVILFGAVAGLTLPDSAMQQMVGARQYQIRKKLPDTIDLLIVSVEAGLGFDAAMAKVVEKVKGPISEEFGKALDEMRVGKTRARALKDMAIRIEIAEVTSFVAAIYQSEQLGVSIASVLRVQSESIRIARTQQIREAAAKLPVKMLFPLIFCIFPAIFTVLLGPGIISIMKAFRTM, encoded by the coding sequence ATGCGCATCAGCAATATCGCGCGCACGATGGACGACGACACCACGATGAAGTCGCTGCCGGACTCGGAGCTGGACGAATCCTTCGGCCAGCGCGTCGTCCGACCAGCCCTGCGTCAGCTCGCGAGCGTCGCCGTAAAGCTAAGTCCCAGCGGCGCCAGCGATGCGACCCGCTTGCTCCTGATACGCGCCGGCAATCCGGGCAAGATCGGCGTTATGGAGTTTATGGGCATTAAGCTCATTTCATTCGTTGTTCTTGCAGCCGGCGGTTTCTACATCTCCACCATCATCGCCAACGACATGCTGACGAGGGTCGTGGTCATTCTCTTCGGCGCCGTCGCTGGCCTGACGCTGCCCGACAGCGCGATGCAGCAGATGGTTGGCGCGCGCCAATATCAGATCCGGAAAAAGCTTCCGGACACCATCGACCTGCTCATTGTCAGCGTCGAGGCAGGCCTGGGATTTGACGCCGCGATGGCGAAAGTCGTGGAAAAGGTCAAAGGGCCGATCTCGGAAGAGTTTGGCAAGGCGCTCGACGAGATGCGGGTCGGTAAGACCCGCGCACGAGCGCTAAAGGATATGGCGATCCGCATTGAGATCGCCGAAGTCACATCGTTCGTCGCCGCGATCTATCAGTCGGAACAGCTCGGCGTCAGTATCGCCAGCGTGCTGCGCGTCCAGAGCGAAAGCATCCGAATCGCACGCACGCAGCAGATCCGTGAGGCCGCGGCGAAACTGCCCGTCAAGATGCTCTTCCCGCTGATTTTCTGTATCTTTCCGGCCATCTTCACGGTCCTTCTTGGACCGGGCATCATCAGCATTATGAAGGCGTTCCGAACCATGTAA
- a CDS encoding DUF6262 family protein: MANSRDDAPRSKQKQIRIPGVKPADPKDRAAQVAQALRDLERIGAAFSVTDVCDRTGISRATIYRHKELRDLIGARGDAPRKVDAAVHEKLESRHHTMKAKARDLRRQLAETETSWEVMRERALQAERRLGHAEQRIEELSQQLARATQTNGSSHALDQVARELGAETVRRAKRQLARALHPDLFAKDAAAAALATEILKALNAL; the protein is encoded by the coding sequence ATGGCCAACTCTCGCGACGACGCCCCGCGTTCCAAACAAAAACAAATCCGTATCCCCGGCGTCAAGCCCGCCGATCCCAAAGACCGCGCCGCTCAGGTCGCGCAGGCGCTCCGCGACCTGGAGAGGATCGGAGCCGCCTTCTCGGTGACCGATGTCTGCGATCGCACCGGCATCTCGCGCGCGACGATCTATCGGCATAAGGAGCTTCGCGACCTGATCGGCGCGCGCGGCGATGCGCCGCGCAAAGTCGACGCCGCCGTCCACGAGAAACTGGAGTCGCGCCACCACACCATGAAGGCGAAGGCGCGCGATCTGCGCCGTCAGCTTGCCGAAACCGAAACCAGCTGGGAGGTGATGCGCGAGCGCGCCCTTCAGGCGGAACGGCGGCTAGGCCACGCGGAGCAGCGCATTGAAGAACTGAGCCAGCAGCTGGCGCGCGCGACGCAGACTAACGGCTCCTCGCATGCGCTCGATCAGGTCGCGCGCGAACTTGGCGCCGAAACCGTTCGCCGCGCCAAGCGGCAGCTCGCGCGCGCCCTCCATCCCGACCTGTTCGCCAAGGATGCGGCGGCGGCGGCGCTGGCGACAGAAATTTTGAAGGCGCTCAACGCTCTCTGA
- a CDS encoding beta-N-acetylhexosaminidase, producing the protein MSYIDPTPDDFALPDLNIIPKPVSIKQREGYFLLRRETVLVAAQPACAAADLLAKRLAPAVRGALAILETLPGNASSIEFRRDLALAYLGDEGYRLSVTPKRVTISAAEDAGLFYGTQTLLQLLPPKALGENGLEDREWTIPCAEIEDTPRFSWRGAMLDVSRHFMPVEFLRKFIDTLALHKLNVLHLHLTDDQGWRIEIKKYPKLTSVGAFREKTMVGFAEKSPIDTGFDAVAQTFDSTPHGGYYTQEQMREIVEYARLRHVVIVPEIEMPGHAQAAVAAYPELGGSEDPVEVSPRWGIHAELFNPRETTIRFLQDVLSEVLDIFPSPYIHVGGDEAVKTQWRNSAAAQERRRALELPDEEALQSYFIGRMDEFLNGKGRRLVGWDEILQDGLAEDAVVMSWRGEIGGVTAASQGRDVIMAPYTHTYLDYYQSEDWSRDPLAFRDTVTLETIYGYEPVPAGVPANQAHHVLGAQGQLWTEYMPNPAQVEFMAFPRLAALAEVTWSRRDGRTYPDFRRRLTAHLERLKALNVNYRPLDIPADVHASVADY; encoded by the coding sequence ATGTCCTACATCGATCCGACGCCCGACGATTTTGCTCTTCCCGATCTGAACATCATTCCTAAGCCGGTTTCCATCAAGCAGCGCGAAGGATATTTTCTCTTGCGTCGTGAGACGGTATTGGTCGCCGCGCAGCCGGCGTGCGCTGCGGCGGACCTGCTGGCGAAGCGCCTGGCTCCGGCGGTTCGCGGCGCGCTCGCGATTTTGGAGACTCTGCCCGGCAATGCATCGAGCATTGAGTTTCGCCGGGATCTGGCGCTGGCTTATCTTGGCGACGAGGGATACCGCCTTTCCGTGACGCCAAAGCGCGTGACAATCTCCGCCGCTGAAGACGCGGGGCTCTTTTACGGGACGCAAACTCTGCTTCAGTTGCTGCCCCCCAAGGCCCTGGGAGAAAATGGGCTTGAAGACCGGGAGTGGACAATTCCGTGTGCCGAGATCGAAGACACGCCGCGTTTCTCCTGGCGCGGCGCCATGCTGGATGTTTCACGGCATTTCATGCCCGTCGAATTCCTTCGCAAGTTTATCGACACCCTCGCTCTGCATAAACTGAACGTTCTGCATCTCCATCTCACCGACGATCAGGGATGGCGGATTGAGATCAAGAAGTATCCGAAGCTGACATCGGTCGGCGCGTTCCGGGAAAAGACGATGGTTGGGTTTGCCGAGAAAAGTCCGATCGATACCGGATTCGACGCCGTCGCACAGACCTTTGACAGCACTCCGCACGGCGGCTATTACACGCAGGAACAGATGCGCGAGATTGTCGAATACGCGCGTCTGCGCCATGTCGTCATTGTCCCCGAGATCGAGATGCCTGGGCACGCGCAGGCCGCCGTGGCGGCGTATCCCGAGCTGGGAGGCTCCGAGGATCCGGTCGAAGTCAGTCCGCGCTGGGGGATTCACGCCGAGCTCTTCAATCCACGGGAGACGACGATCCGTTTTTTGCAGGATGTGCTGTCGGAAGTGCTGGACATCTTCCCGTCGCCCTACATTCATGTCGGCGGGGATGAGGCTGTCAAAACCCAGTGGCGAAACAGCGCTGCGGCTCAGGAGCGCCGGCGCGCGCTGGAGCTGCCCGACGAAGAAGCGCTGCAATCGTATTTCATCGGCCGCATGGATGAGTTCCTGAATGGAAAGGGGCGGCGGCTGGTCGGCTGGGACGAGATCCTTCAGGACGGACTTGCCGAGGACGCGGTGGTGATGTCGTGGCGCGGCGAGATCGGCGGCGTCACGGCCGCCAGCCAGGGGCGCGATGTCATCATGGCGCCGTATACGCATACCTACCTGGATTATTACCAATCAGAAGACTGGTCGCGGGATCCGCTGGCGTTTCGCGATACCGTGACGCTGGAGACCATTTACGGCTACGAGCCGGTTCCGGCCGGAGTCCCCGCCAATCAGGCGCATCACGTCCTGGGCGCGCAGGGGCAGCTCTGGACGGAATATATGCCCAATCCCGCCCAGGTTGAGTTTATGGCGTTTCCAAGGCTGGCGGCGTTAGCCGAAGTGACATGGTCACGCCGCGATGGGCGAACCTATCCCGATTTCCGCCGCCGCCTCACGGCGCATTTGGAGCGCTTGAAAGCGCTTAACGTGAATTACCGGCCGCTGGACATTCCAGCGGATGTTCACGCGTCCGTGGCGGACTATTGA
- a CDS encoding DUF1559 domain-containing protein: protein MLAGINKRGFTLIELLVVIAIIAILAAILFPVFATAREKARQSTCASNLKQLGLASLQYSQDYDEMSIIGYGDDGSRNEDYWYYSIMPYVSSANANIATLNFCPSSPHTEKIGYSMNGRVGGDSTDVGNPFNMNFDYSLPSSLSMQTHPAETIIFGDANQIPAYANQTTTVYRVNPGSVNGGPWNAFEAPTKDKDWDSIDNDTNVDGTSPGQVRYRHNKMANFVFCDGHAKAMHRGSVTIWNWQIGGDAPDTLTGSPAQYRSIR from the coding sequence ATGCTTGCCGGAATTAATAAACGAGGTTTTACCCTCATTGAGCTTCTCGTTGTCATCGCTATCATTGCGATTCTCGCGGCGATCCTGTTCCCGGTCTTTGCGACGGCCCGTGAGAAGGCGCGTCAGTCCACATGCGCCAGCAACCTGAAGCAGCTGGGGCTGGCCAGCTTGCAGTACTCGCAGGACTATGATGAGATGAGCATTATTGGATACGGCGACGATGGCTCCCGCAATGAAGACTATTGGTACTACAGCATCATGCCCTATGTCTCCAGCGCCAATGCGAATATCGCCACGCTGAACTTCTGTCCTTCGTCGCCGCATACCGAGAAGATCGGCTACTCGATGAACGGACGCGTCGGCGGCGACTCCACGGATGTCGGCAATCCGTTCAACATGAATTTCGACTATTCGCTTCCGTCGTCCCTATCGATGCAGACGCATCCGGCGGAGACGATCATCTTTGGCGACGCCAATCAGATCCCCGCCTACGCCAATCAAACCACTACCGTCTACCGCGTCAATCCCGGCTCCGTTAACGGCGGCCCATGGAACGCGTTCGAAGCGCCGACCAAGGACAAGGACTGGGACTCGATCGACAACGACACCAATGTCGACGGCACATCGCCGGGACAGGTGCGCTATCGCCATAACAAGATGGCGAATTTCGTATTCTGCGACGGGCACGCCAAAGCGATGCATCGGGGATCGGTCACGATTTGGAACTGGCAGATCGGCGGCGACGCTCCCGATACCCTGACGGGCTCCCCCGCACAGTATCGCTCCATCCGATAA
- a CDS encoding GntR family transcriptional regulator has translation MIKKTSPAKIKKASVVKHREVASALRQEIVSGLWKSDERLPGELELARRFEVAHMTMRQAIANLVEEGVLLRVRGKGTYIVPKDQQPAVSRTLHPMALLFPSDSQRLDPYYFPELLEGFQRAMEEAGHRAAIFSDEIADTAHLLEPGSAIACLLFEDAQVQMIERLRDSGLRVLSINRYSGRRSIPSVYIDDAMGIGSAVDHLVGLGHERIGFVRGPATNFDAMDRLRGFRDAVKQHGLRGAVEAGEGFNEAAGYAGAIQMLTQSHRPTAIICASDLAALGAIKAARDLGLSVPRGLSIVGFGDFSVADYMLPALTTVRQARLALGRTAAESLIELASGKDISNVVLSADLMLRDSTSENLSALMAAR, from the coding sequence ATGATTAAAAAAACATCGCCGGCAAAAATAAAAAAGGCGTCTGTGGTAAAGCATCGTGAAGTGGCGAGCGCTTTGCGTCAAGAGATCGTGTCCGGCCTTTGGAAGTCCGACGAGAGACTTCCCGGTGAGCTGGAGCTCGCGCGCCGCTTTGAAGTCGCGCATATGACCATGCGTCAGGCCATCGCGAACCTTGTCGAGGAGGGCGTGCTGCTGCGCGTGCGCGGCAAGGGGACTTATATCGTCCCGAAAGATCAGCAGCCCGCCGTCTCCCGCACGCTGCATCCGATGGCCCTGCTCTTTCCCTCGGATTCGCAGCGGCTGGACCCGTATTACTTCCCGGAGCTGCTGGAAGGCTTTCAAAGGGCGATGGAGGAAGCCGGCCACCGGGCCGCGATCTTTAGTGACGAGATCGCCGACACGGCGCATCTTCTGGAGCCGGGATCGGCGATCGCGTGCTTGCTATTCGAAGACGCCCAGGTGCAGATGATCGAGCGCCTTCGCGACAGCGGACTGCGCGTACTGTCGATCAACCGGTACTCGGGGCGACGCTCTATTCCCAGCGTCTATATCGACGACGCCATGGGGATCGGGAGCGCGGTGGATCATCTCGTCGGCCTCGGACACGAGCGCATCGGCTTTGTCCGTGGCCCGGCGACGAACTTCGACGCCATGGACCGCCTGCGCGGCTTTCGGGACGCTGTGAAGCAGCATGGCCTGCGCGGCGCCGTGGAAGCGGGCGAGGGCTTCAATGAAGCCGCCGGTTACGCCGGCGCGATACAGATGCTGACACAGTCGCACCGTCCGACCGCGATTATCTGCGCCAGCGACCTCGCGGCGCTTGGGGCGATCAAAGCCGCGCGCGACCTTGGCCTTTCCGTGCCGCGCGGCCTGTCCATTGTCGGTTTTGGCGACTTCTCCGTCGCCGACTATATGCTGCCCGCTCTGACGACTGTCCGGCAAGCCCGCCTCGCGCTGGGCCGTACGGCGGCGGAGTCGCTGATTGAACTTGCATCCGGCAAAGATATTTCGAACGTCGTGCTCAGCGCGGATCTGATGCTGCGCGACTCGACCTCGGAAAATCTGTCGGCGCTGATGGCGGCGCGTTAG
- a CDS encoding GNAT family N-acetyltransferase gives MADLLVPLYRLPARSEGEGSLSDQNILIRRPNTFEYTPVMEFIKSNFSQGWADEMGATFGRQPISSYIAIENGKTVGFAAFDSTRRAFFGPTGVAVSHRGKGIGKALLIASLWGLADLGYAYGIIGSAGPVEFYQKTVGAIVIPDSSPGVYANLLDRT, from the coding sequence ATGGCCGATCTGCTTGTCCCGCTTTACCGTTTGCCCGCGCGATCCGAGGGTGAGGGATCGCTGAGCGATCAAAATATCTTGATCCGCCGTCCCAACACATTTGAGTACACTCCCGTGATGGAGTTTATCAAGAGCAATTTTTCCCAGGGCTGGGCGGACGAGATGGGCGCGACCTTCGGGCGTCAGCCAATCTCCAGCTACATCGCGATTGAGAACGGAAAGACCGTCGGATTCGCGGCCTTCGATTCGACGCGGCGCGCTTTCTTCGGTCCGACCGGCGTCGCCGTCTCGCATCGCGGCAAAGGCATCGGCAAGGCGCTTTTGATCGCCAGTCTCTGGGGGCTCGCCGATCTGGGATACGCCTATGGAATTATCGGCAGCGCCGGTCCCGTCGAGTTTTATCAAAAAACGGTCGGCGCAATCGTAATTCCCGACAGCTCGCCAGGCGTCTATGCAAATCTTCTGGATCGAACCTGA
- a CDS encoding sodium:solute symporter family protein: MNLSAIDWAIVAAAILFVRWVSWSSGSLMRGVADFLSANRTAGRYLLTISGEMANFGVISLVAGWQAFTTAGFPTLWWGLMSSPLPIIFALTGWVFYRLRETRSLTVGQFFEVRYSRKFRIFAGLLCWFSGILNFGIFPAIAARFLIYFCGLPDVFTVAGLRIATYPALMIADLGLALFFVNSGGQISIMITECAQGILAALAYLVIAVVTLIRIPWSHTISALQTAPAGASMLNPFHTGQVKDFNVWYYLISIVVMVYGSQTWLGAQGFMTSARNPHEQRMGSLIGVWRQAPLKLMTLVLPLAAFTVLHDAHYAAQAAGVNGVLSHIGNKAIQNEMMVPVTLAHFLPAGIKGLLVMVVVFLSFTCHDTYMHSWGSIFVQDVVMPLRNKPMAPGEHVRWLRWSIFFVAFFAFCFSMVYTETDKIYFFQIITGTIWIGGAGSVMIGGLYTRFGTTAGAFAALIVGAVFGVGGLIVPVLWQAHYSAPFPINGQWQGLISIVLAVALYAIVSLATGGARRPFNLERMLHRGAYTIDPREHETKSVVLSRWRELLGMGHEFSKGDRGLAIAYAVWTFGWWATFLVVCALHFLWNAVPDSFWPTFWHVYLLILVTQSAPAIVWFTLGGLKDMTAALKLLKTVARDPLDDGYVRREAQAITSSAGPNTP; this comes from the coding sequence GTGAACCTCAGCGCGATTGATTGGGCGATTGTCGCCGCCGCCATTCTCTTTGTCCGCTGGGTTAGCTGGAGTTCGGGCTCGCTGATGCGCGGCGTCGCCGACTTTCTCTCGGCGAACCGCACGGCCGGACGCTATCTGCTCACGATCAGCGGCGAAATGGCGAATTTCGGAGTCATTTCCCTGGTCGCCGGCTGGCAGGCGTTCACCACGGCGGGCTTTCCAACCCTCTGGTGGGGGCTGATGTCCTCGCCGCTGCCGATCATCTTTGCCCTGACCGGCTGGGTTTTCTACCGATTGCGTGAAACGCGCTCGCTGACCGTCGGACAATTCTTTGAGGTGCGCTACAGCCGCAAGTTTCGGATCTTCGCGGGGCTGCTCTGCTGGTTCTCCGGGATTTTGAACTTTGGGATTTTCCCGGCCATCGCGGCGCGCTTTTTGATCTACTTCTGCGGTCTGCCCGATGTCTTTACCGTGGCGGGCCTGCGCATCGCGACTTATCCGGCCCTGATGATCGCGGATCTTGGCCTGGCGCTTTTCTTTGTCAACTCCGGCGGACAGATCTCGATCATGATCACCGAATGCGCGCAGGGCATACTCGCCGCCCTCGCGTATCTCGTGATCGCGGTCGTGACGCTGATTCGAATTCCCTGGAGCCATACGATTTCCGCCCTCCAGACGGCGCCCGCGGGCGCGTCCATGCTCAATCCCTTTCATACCGGGCAGGTCAAGGATTTCAACGTCTGGTATTATCTCATCAGCATCGTCGTGATGGTCTATGGAAGTCAGACGTGGCTTGGCGCGCAGGGGTTTATGACGTCGGCGCGTAATCCGCACGAACAGCGCATGGGCAGTTTGATCGGCGTGTGGCGGCAGGCGCCGCTGAAGCTTATGACGCTGGTTCTGCCGCTGGCGGCGTTCACTGTACTGCATGACGCCCACTACGCCGCCCAGGCGGCCGGCGTGAACGGCGTCCTGTCGCATATCGGCAATAAGGCGATCCAAAACGAAATGATGGTTCCGGTGACGCTGGCGCATTTTCTGCCGGCCGGCATTAAGGGCCTCCTCGTGATGGTCGTGGTTTTCCTGTCGTTCACCTGTCACGATACGTATATGCATTCGTGGGGCAGCATCTTTGTCCAGGATGTCGTCATGCCGCTTCGCAATAAGCCGATGGCGCCGGGCGAGCATGTCCGCTGGCTGCGCTGGTCAATCTTCTTTGTCGCGTTCTTCGCGTTCTGTTTCAGCATGGTCTATACGGAAACAGACAAGATCTACTTTTTCCAGATTATCACCGGCACAATCTGGATCGGCGGCGCCGGATCGGTAATGATCGGCGGTTTGTACACGCGGTTTGGAACGACGGCGGGCGCATTCGCGGCGCTGATCGTGGGCGCCGTCTTTGGAGTCGGCGGATTGATCGTCCCGGTCCTCTGGCAGGCGCACTATTCGGCTCCATTTCCCATCAATGGGCAATGGCAGGGGCTGATCTCAATCGTGCTCGCCGTCGCTTTGTACGCGATCGTATCTCTGGCTACGGGCGGCGCGCGGCGTCCCTTCAATCTTGAACGAATGCTCCATCGCGGCGCGTACACGATCGATCCGCGCGAACACGAAACAAAGTCCGTGGTCCTCAGCCGGTGGCGGGAACTGCTCGGAATGGGCCATGAGTTCTCCAAAGGCGATCGGGGACTGGCGATCGCCTACGCTGTCTGGACGTTCGGCTGGTGGGCGACGTTCCTCGTGGTCTGCGCGCTGCATTTTCTCTGGAACGCCGTCCCGGACTCATTCTGGCCGACGTTCTGGCATGTCTACCTTCTGATCTTAGTGACGCAAAGCGCGCCGGCGATCGTCTGGTTTACCCTCGGCGGATTGAAGGACATGACCGCCGCGCTCAAGCTGCTGAAGACCGTCGCCCGAGATCCGCTTGACGACGGTTATGTACGACGGGAAGCGCAGGCGATCACTTCCTCCGCCGGCCCTAACACTCCGTGA
- a CDS encoding aldo/keto reductase — MAMEYSEVPGVDKQVSRLIHGTITLSPDAVEEGFALLDDVYALGYNTFDTAHVYGGGHNERLFGRWIRERGIRDHVVILGKGAHHNQDRRRVTPYDITADLHDTLARMQVDHIDIYILHRDDPNVPVGPIVEILNEHARAGKIGAFGGSNWTSERIAEANEYAEKNGLTPFIVSNPNYSLAEMVKEPWENCVTISGPAGAPSRQWYGDHGQILFTWSSLAGGFFSGRFRRDNLDQFTSYFDKLCVECYCYEQNFERLERAEKLAIEKDATLAQIALSFVLNQPLKIFTLAAAGNKSEAQANVDALAIKLTPGELAWLDLRAHSPVG, encoded by the coding sequence ATGGCAATGGAATACAGCGAAGTACCAGGTGTCGACAAGCAGGTGTCGCGGCTCATCCATGGCACAATCACGCTGTCTCCGGACGCGGTAGAGGAAGGCTTTGCGCTGCTCGACGACGTGTACGCCCTGGGCTACAACACGTTTGACACGGCGCATGTCTACGGCGGCGGCCATAATGAGCGGCTCTTCGGGCGCTGGATCCGTGAGCGAGGCATCCGCGACCATGTGGTGATCCTCGGCAAGGGCGCTCATCACAATCAGGATCGCCGCCGCGTGACGCCATACGATATCACCGCCGACCTGCACGATACTCTGGCGCGCATGCAGGTCGATCACATTGATATCTACATCCTGCACCGCGACGATCCCAATGTCCCGGTCGGTCCGATTGTCGAAATCCTCAACGAGCATGCCCGCGCCGGAAAGATCGGCGCGTTCGGCGGATCGAACTGGACCTCGGAGCGGATCGCGGAAGCAAATGAATACGCGGAGAAGAACGGCCTGACGCCGTTCATCGTGAGCAACCCGAACTACAGCCTCGCCGAGATGGTAAAGGAGCCGTGGGAAAACTGCGTCACGATCAGCGGCCCCGCAGGCGCCCCGTCGCGTCAATGGTATGGCGACCACGGGCAGATCCTGTTTACCTGGTCCAGCCTCGCCGGCGGATTCTTTTCCGGACGGTTCCGGCGCGACAACCTGGACCAGTTCACTTCGTACTTCGACAAGCTCTGCGTGGAGTGTTACTGCTACGAACAGAACTTTGAGCGGCTGGAACGGGCCGAAAAACTCGCGATCGAGAAAGACGCCACGCTCGCGCAGATCGCTTTGTCGTTCGTCCTGAACCAGCCGCTGAAGATATTCACACTCGCGGCGGCCGGCAACAAGTCCGAAGCGCAGGCGAATGTGGACGCGCTCGCGATCAAGCTTACGCCGGGCGAACTCGCGTGGCTCGACCTGCGCGCCCACTCGCCGGTGGGATAG